In Passer domesticus isolate bPasDom1 chromosome 9, bPasDom1.hap1, whole genome shotgun sequence, a genomic segment contains:
- the PTPDC1 gene encoding protein tyrosine phosphatase domain-containing protein 1 isoform X2, translating into MMKEDRDHRFLLTVCHSQEVFTVLLGLCSHHHPGAAMAAGVLLQNEQPYSSLIESSVYLANMSSGSSRRPTAKYTKVGERLRHVIPGHMQCSMACGGRACKYENPTRWAEHEQAIKGLYSSWITDNILAMARPSTELIEKYNIIEQFERCGIKTIINLQRPGEHASCGNPLEQESGFTYLPEAFMEAGIYFYNFGWKDYGVASLTTILDMVKVMSFALQEGRVAVHCHAGLGRTGVLIACYLVFATRMSADQAILFVRAKRPNSIQTRGQLLCVREFSQFLVPLRNVFACCEPKAHAVTLSQYLTRQRHLLHGYESRHLKHVPKLIHLVCKLLLDLAENRQVVEAELLDIPDLSAEIEKTVSQLASTELERELARHDSDTSDSSNTHSSALDSQDSHSSLGYECDAFCKRRNVEFLQPLTHLRRRLSYSESDLRRTEFLLEQDDTAWTVPAQILVNNKPKQNSGEECSATGEAKPQLELNKEALVRNTCMFWSQGRFRLDGRRDGSYHRKSFAKEVQRSRTFSSDLASMHDPREPGMPRHSFANETAHRKDHKTNIYGRRVYLSEDSDSSSSSSKVNFSIGYESESSRELSETIPHIVLQSELSLEARRVLAAKALADINEFLGEDEVKQKVEMWQKELNSQDGAWDKICTERDPFILCSLMWSWIEQLKEPIISKDDIDMLAKNCTKSQDALYLLRKEQYQTILCILHCVVKLQVLPADVEEAVLARAIKAFTKTSFNSENGPYVYNTLKTVFKQALEEKRKRIKEGTENLS; encoded by the exons ATGATGAAAGAGGACAGGGATCACAG ATTCCTGCTGACGGTCTGTCATTCCCAGGAAGTCTTCACTGTtctgctggggctctgctctcACCACCACCCAG GTGCTGCAATGGCTGCGGGAGTTTTGCTGCAAAATGAGCAACCATACTCCTCACTGATAGAGAGCAGTGTGTATCTGGCAAATATGAGTTCAG GGAGCTCGAGGCGCCCCACAGCCAAGTACACGAAGGTGGGGGAGCGGCTGCGCCACGTCATCCCCGGGCACATGCAGTGCTCCATGGCCTGCGGCGGCCGTGCCTGCAAGTACGAGAACCCCACGCGCTGGGCCGAGCATGAGCAAGCTATCAAGGGGCTCTACTCCTCCTG GATAACAGATAACATCCTGGCTATGGCTCGACCCTCAACAGAATTAATTGAAAAGTACAACATTATTGAGCAGTTTGAAAG ATGTGGCATAAAAACCATAATTAACCTTCAGCGTCCTGGAGAGCATGCGAGCTGTGGGAACcccctggagcaggagagcGGCTTCACCTACCTTCCTGAAGCCTTTATGGAGGCTGGCA tttatttttataattttggaTGGAAGGATTACGGAGTGGCATCTCTCACGACTATCCTTGACATGGTAAAGGTGATGTCTTTTGCCCTGCAGGAGGGGAGGGTGGCTGTTCACTGCCACGCAGGACTTGGGAGGACAG GTGTTCTAATAGCTTGCTACTTAGTTTTTGCCACCAGAATGAGTGCTGACCAAGCAATTCTGTTTGTCAGAGCCAAAAGGCCCAATTCCATCCAGACCCGAGGGCAGCTGCTGTGTGTCAGGGAGTTCTCCCAGTTCCTGGTCCCTCTCCGCAATGTCTTTGCATGCTGTGAGCCCAAGGCACATGCAGTTACCCTGTCCCAGTACCTGACCCGCCAGAGGCACCTGCTCCATGGCTACGAGAGCAGGCACCTCAAGCAtgtgccaaaactcatccaccTGGTgtgcaagctgctgctggaccTGGCTGAGAACAGACAGGTGGtagaggcagagctgctggacaTCCCAGACCTCTCAGCTGAGATTGAGAAGACCGTGTCCCAGCTGGCATCCACGGAGCTCGAGCGGGAGCTGGCCAGGCACGACAGCGACACGTCGGACTCGTCCAACACCCACTCCTCTGCTCTCGACAGCCAGGACTCACACTCCTCCCTGGGATACGAATGTGATGCTTTCTGTAAAAGAAGGAATGTCGAATTCCTTCAGCCTCTTACTCATCTGAGAAGGCGTCTGAGCTACAGTGAGTCAGACCTAAGGAGAACTGAGTTTCTTTTGGAACAGGATGACACTGCCTGGACAGTGCCTGCTCAGATCTTAGTGAACAACAAACCCAAGCAGAACAGTGGGGAGGAATGTTCTGCCACAGGTGAGGCAAAGCCACAGCTGGAGTTAAACAAAGAAGCATTAGTGCGTAACACATGCATGTTCTGGAGTCAAGGGAGATTTCGTTTGGATGGACGAAGGGATGGCTCCTATCACAGAAAGAGCTTTGCCAAAGAAGTACAACGCAGCAGGACCTTTTCCTCAGACCTTGCGTCCATGCACGATCCCAGGGAACCTGGGATGCCAAGGCACAGCTTTGCCAACGAGACTGCTCACAGGAAGGACCACAAGACCAATATATATGGCAGGAGAGTGTATCTCTCTGAGGACTCTgactcttcttcttcctcttctaaAGTGAACTTTTCCATTGGATATGAAAGCGAGAGTAGCAGAGAGCTGTCAGAGACAATTCCACACATTGTTCTGCAGTCAGAATTAAGTTTGGAAGCCCGAAGAGTTTTGGCAGCCAAAGCACTTGCAGATATAAATGAATTTCTGGGAGAGGATGAAGTGAAGCAGAAGGTAGAAATGTGGCAG aaaGAACTGAATTCTCAAGATGGAGCTTGGGATAAAATCTGCACCGAGAGAGATCCTTTTATCCTCTGCAGCTTGATGTGGTCATGGATAGAGCAGCTGAAAGAACCTATTATATCCAAAGATGATATTGACATGCTGGCAAAAAATTGCACAAAATCCCAGGATGCGCTCTACTTGCTGAGAAAG GAGCAGTATCAGACCATCCTTTGTATTTTACACTGTGTGGTGAAACTGCAGGTGCTGCCAGCTGACGTGGAGGAGGCCGTACTTGCTCGTGCTATTAAAGCTTTCACCAAG ACAAGCTTCAATTCTGAGAATGGGCCATATGTTTACAATACCTTGAAAACTGTATTTAAACAAgcactggaagaaaaaaggaaaaggattaAAGAAGGAACAGAGAATCTCTCTTGA
- the PTPDC1 gene encoding protein tyrosine phosphatase domain-containing protein 1 isoform X3 encodes MKGSALTHSFCRVTGAAMAAGVLLQNEQPYSSLIESSVYLANMSSGSSRRPTAKYTKVGERLRHVIPGHMQCSMACGGRACKYENPTRWAEHEQAIKGLYSSWITDNILAMARPSTELIEKYNIIEQFERCGIKTIINLQRPGEHASCGNPLEQESGFTYLPEAFMEAGIYFYNFGWKDYGVASLTTILDMVKVMSFALQEGRVAVHCHAGLGRTGVLIACYLVFATRMSADQAILFVRAKRPNSIQTRGQLLCVREFSQFLVPLRNVFACCEPKAHAVTLSQYLTRQRHLLHGYESRHLKHVPKLIHLVCKLLLDLAENRQVVEAELLDIPDLSAEIEKTVSQLASTELERELARHDSDTSDSSNTHSSALDSQDSHSSLGYECDAFCKRRNVEFLQPLTHLRRRLSYSESDLRRTEFLLEQDDTAWTVPAQILVNNKPKQNSGEECSATGEAKPQLELNKEALVRNTCMFWSQGRFRLDGRRDGSYHRKSFAKEVQRSRTFSSDLASMHDPREPGMPRHSFANETAHRKDHKTNIYGRRVYLSEDSDSSSSSSKVNFSIGYESESSRELSETIPHIVLQSELSLEARRVLAAKALADINEFLGEDEVKQKVEMWQKELNSQDGAWDKICTERDPFILCSLMWSWIEQLKEPIISKDDIDMLAKNCTKSQDALYLLRKEQYQTILCILHCVVKLQVLPADVEEAVLARAIKAFTKTSFNSENGPYVYNTLKTVFKQALEEKRKRIKEGTENLS; translated from the exons ATGAAGGGATCAGCACTCACTCATTCTTTTTGCAGGGTAACAG GTGCTGCAATGGCTGCGGGAGTTTTGCTGCAAAATGAGCAACCATACTCCTCACTGATAGAGAGCAGTGTGTATCTGGCAAATATGAGTTCAG GGAGCTCGAGGCGCCCCACAGCCAAGTACACGAAGGTGGGGGAGCGGCTGCGCCACGTCATCCCCGGGCACATGCAGTGCTCCATGGCCTGCGGCGGCCGTGCCTGCAAGTACGAGAACCCCACGCGCTGGGCCGAGCATGAGCAAGCTATCAAGGGGCTCTACTCCTCCTG GATAACAGATAACATCCTGGCTATGGCTCGACCCTCAACAGAATTAATTGAAAAGTACAACATTATTGAGCAGTTTGAAAG ATGTGGCATAAAAACCATAATTAACCTTCAGCGTCCTGGAGAGCATGCGAGCTGTGGGAACcccctggagcaggagagcGGCTTCACCTACCTTCCTGAAGCCTTTATGGAGGCTGGCA tttatttttataattttggaTGGAAGGATTACGGAGTGGCATCTCTCACGACTATCCTTGACATGGTAAAGGTGATGTCTTTTGCCCTGCAGGAGGGGAGGGTGGCTGTTCACTGCCACGCAGGACTTGGGAGGACAG GTGTTCTAATAGCTTGCTACTTAGTTTTTGCCACCAGAATGAGTGCTGACCAAGCAATTCTGTTTGTCAGAGCCAAAAGGCCCAATTCCATCCAGACCCGAGGGCAGCTGCTGTGTGTCAGGGAGTTCTCCCAGTTCCTGGTCCCTCTCCGCAATGTCTTTGCATGCTGTGAGCCCAAGGCACATGCAGTTACCCTGTCCCAGTACCTGACCCGCCAGAGGCACCTGCTCCATGGCTACGAGAGCAGGCACCTCAAGCAtgtgccaaaactcatccaccTGGTgtgcaagctgctgctggaccTGGCTGAGAACAGACAGGTGGtagaggcagagctgctggacaTCCCAGACCTCTCAGCTGAGATTGAGAAGACCGTGTCCCAGCTGGCATCCACGGAGCTCGAGCGGGAGCTGGCCAGGCACGACAGCGACACGTCGGACTCGTCCAACACCCACTCCTCTGCTCTCGACAGCCAGGACTCACACTCCTCCCTGGGATACGAATGTGATGCTTTCTGTAAAAGAAGGAATGTCGAATTCCTTCAGCCTCTTACTCATCTGAGAAGGCGTCTGAGCTACAGTGAGTCAGACCTAAGGAGAACTGAGTTTCTTTTGGAACAGGATGACACTGCCTGGACAGTGCCTGCTCAGATCTTAGTGAACAACAAACCCAAGCAGAACAGTGGGGAGGAATGTTCTGCCACAGGTGAGGCAAAGCCACAGCTGGAGTTAAACAAAGAAGCATTAGTGCGTAACACATGCATGTTCTGGAGTCAAGGGAGATTTCGTTTGGATGGACGAAGGGATGGCTCCTATCACAGAAAGAGCTTTGCCAAAGAAGTACAACGCAGCAGGACCTTTTCCTCAGACCTTGCGTCCATGCACGATCCCAGGGAACCTGGGATGCCAAGGCACAGCTTTGCCAACGAGACTGCTCACAGGAAGGACCACAAGACCAATATATATGGCAGGAGAGTGTATCTCTCTGAGGACTCTgactcttcttcttcctcttctaaAGTGAACTTTTCCATTGGATATGAAAGCGAGAGTAGCAGAGAGCTGTCAGAGACAATTCCACACATTGTTCTGCAGTCAGAATTAAGTTTGGAAGCCCGAAGAGTTTTGGCAGCCAAAGCACTTGCAGATATAAATGAATTTCTGGGAGAGGATGAAGTGAAGCAGAAGGTAGAAATGTGGCAG aaaGAACTGAATTCTCAAGATGGAGCTTGGGATAAAATCTGCACCGAGAGAGATCCTTTTATCCTCTGCAGCTTGATGTGGTCATGGATAGAGCAGCTGAAAGAACCTATTATATCCAAAGATGATATTGACATGCTGGCAAAAAATTGCACAAAATCCCAGGATGCGCTCTACTTGCTGAGAAAG GAGCAGTATCAGACCATCCTTTGTATTTTACACTGTGTGGTGAAACTGCAGGTGCTGCCAGCTGACGTGGAGGAGGCCGTACTTGCTCGTGCTATTAAAGCTTTCACCAAG ACAAGCTTCAATTCTGAGAATGGGCCATATGTTTACAATACCTTGAAAACTGTATTTAAACAAgcactggaagaaaaaaggaaaaggattaAAGAAGGAACAGAGAATCTCTCTTGA
- the PTPDC1 gene encoding protein tyrosine phosphatase domain-containing protein 1 isoform X4, with protein MAAGVLLQNEQPYSSLIESSVYLANMSSGSSRRPTAKYTKVGERLRHVIPGHMQCSMACGGRACKYENPTRWAEHEQAIKGLYSSWITDNILAMARPSTELIEKYNIIEQFERCGIKTIINLQRPGEHASCGNPLEQESGFTYLPEAFMEAGIYFYNFGWKDYGVASLTTILDMVKVMSFALQEGRVAVHCHAGLGRTGVLIACYLVFATRMSADQAILFVRAKRPNSIQTRGQLLCVREFSQFLVPLRNVFACCEPKAHAVTLSQYLTRQRHLLHGYESRHLKHVPKLIHLVCKLLLDLAENRQVVEAELLDIPDLSAEIEKTVSQLASTELERELARHDSDTSDSSNTHSSALDSQDSHSSLGYECDAFCKRRNVEFLQPLTHLRRRLSYSESDLRRTEFLLEQDDTAWTVPAQILVNNKPKQNSGEECSATGEAKPQLELNKEALVRNTCMFWSQGRFRLDGRRDGSYHRKSFAKEVQRSRTFSSDLASMHDPREPGMPRHSFANETAHRKDHKTNIYGRRVYLSEDSDSSSSSSKVNFSIGYESESSRELSETIPHIVLQSELSLEARRVLAAKALADINEFLGEDEVKQKVEMWQKELNSQDGAWDKICTERDPFILCSLMWSWIEQLKEPIISKDDIDMLAKNCTKSQDALYLLRKEQYQTILCILHCVVKLQVLPADVEEAVLARAIKAFTKTSFNSENGPYVYNTLKTVFKQALEEKRKRIKEGTENLS; from the exons ATGGCTGCGGGAGTTTTGCTGCAAAATGAGCAACCATACTCCTCACTGATAGAGAGCAGTGTGTATCTGGCAAATATGAGTTCAG GGAGCTCGAGGCGCCCCACAGCCAAGTACACGAAGGTGGGGGAGCGGCTGCGCCACGTCATCCCCGGGCACATGCAGTGCTCCATGGCCTGCGGCGGCCGTGCCTGCAAGTACGAGAACCCCACGCGCTGGGCCGAGCATGAGCAAGCTATCAAGGGGCTCTACTCCTCCTG GATAACAGATAACATCCTGGCTATGGCTCGACCCTCAACAGAATTAATTGAAAAGTACAACATTATTGAGCAGTTTGAAAG ATGTGGCATAAAAACCATAATTAACCTTCAGCGTCCTGGAGAGCATGCGAGCTGTGGGAACcccctggagcaggagagcGGCTTCACCTACCTTCCTGAAGCCTTTATGGAGGCTGGCA tttatttttataattttggaTGGAAGGATTACGGAGTGGCATCTCTCACGACTATCCTTGACATGGTAAAGGTGATGTCTTTTGCCCTGCAGGAGGGGAGGGTGGCTGTTCACTGCCACGCAGGACTTGGGAGGACAG GTGTTCTAATAGCTTGCTACTTAGTTTTTGCCACCAGAATGAGTGCTGACCAAGCAATTCTGTTTGTCAGAGCCAAAAGGCCCAATTCCATCCAGACCCGAGGGCAGCTGCTGTGTGTCAGGGAGTTCTCCCAGTTCCTGGTCCCTCTCCGCAATGTCTTTGCATGCTGTGAGCCCAAGGCACATGCAGTTACCCTGTCCCAGTACCTGACCCGCCAGAGGCACCTGCTCCATGGCTACGAGAGCAGGCACCTCAAGCAtgtgccaaaactcatccaccTGGTgtgcaagctgctgctggaccTGGCTGAGAACAGACAGGTGGtagaggcagagctgctggacaTCCCAGACCTCTCAGCTGAGATTGAGAAGACCGTGTCCCAGCTGGCATCCACGGAGCTCGAGCGGGAGCTGGCCAGGCACGACAGCGACACGTCGGACTCGTCCAACACCCACTCCTCTGCTCTCGACAGCCAGGACTCACACTCCTCCCTGGGATACGAATGTGATGCTTTCTGTAAAAGAAGGAATGTCGAATTCCTTCAGCCTCTTACTCATCTGAGAAGGCGTCTGAGCTACAGTGAGTCAGACCTAAGGAGAACTGAGTTTCTTTTGGAACAGGATGACACTGCCTGGACAGTGCCTGCTCAGATCTTAGTGAACAACAAACCCAAGCAGAACAGTGGGGAGGAATGTTCTGCCACAGGTGAGGCAAAGCCACAGCTGGAGTTAAACAAAGAAGCATTAGTGCGTAACACATGCATGTTCTGGAGTCAAGGGAGATTTCGTTTGGATGGACGAAGGGATGGCTCCTATCACAGAAAGAGCTTTGCCAAAGAAGTACAACGCAGCAGGACCTTTTCCTCAGACCTTGCGTCCATGCACGATCCCAGGGAACCTGGGATGCCAAGGCACAGCTTTGCCAACGAGACTGCTCACAGGAAGGACCACAAGACCAATATATATGGCAGGAGAGTGTATCTCTCTGAGGACTCTgactcttcttcttcctcttctaaAGTGAACTTTTCCATTGGATATGAAAGCGAGAGTAGCAGAGAGCTGTCAGAGACAATTCCACACATTGTTCTGCAGTCAGAATTAAGTTTGGAAGCCCGAAGAGTTTTGGCAGCCAAAGCACTTGCAGATATAAATGAATTTCTGGGAGAGGATGAAGTGAAGCAGAAGGTAGAAATGTGGCAG aaaGAACTGAATTCTCAAGATGGAGCTTGGGATAAAATCTGCACCGAGAGAGATCCTTTTATCCTCTGCAGCTTGATGTGGTCATGGATAGAGCAGCTGAAAGAACCTATTATATCCAAAGATGATATTGACATGCTGGCAAAAAATTGCACAAAATCCCAGGATGCGCTCTACTTGCTGAGAAAG GAGCAGTATCAGACCATCCTTTGTATTTTACACTGTGTGGTGAAACTGCAGGTGCTGCCAGCTGACGTGGAGGAGGCCGTACTTGCTCGTGCTATTAAAGCTTTCACCAAG ACAAGCTTCAATTCTGAGAATGGGCCATATGTTTACAATACCTTGAAAACTGTATTTAAACAAgcactggaagaaaaaaggaaaaggattaAAGAAGGAACAGAGAATCTCTCTTGA
- the PTPDC1 gene encoding protein tyrosine phosphatase domain-containing protein 1 isoform X1, giving the protein MMHFGAAKWRRRGGCGMKNQERVLKITYLTSNYFHQAVEQFVPSRRNPCGKEQPGAGWQQRLHPPLPWRQLSPGTSCRARSGMLRSAPATSALSNFPCAQSAPGSGAGRSWGCAAMQPSPRRRSAVSIFSHFFQGRRHSSSDPLLRLSQRRRSSVVELLSSSTHRVMVALSSLSPEELDATFPEKKRSSRRPTAKYTKVGERLRHVIPGHMQCSMACGGRACKYENPTRWAEHEQAIKGLYSSWITDNILAMARPSTELIEKYNIIEQFERCGIKTIINLQRPGEHASCGNPLEQESGFTYLPEAFMEAGIYFYNFGWKDYGVASLTTILDMVKVMSFALQEGRVAVHCHAGLGRTGVLIACYLVFATRMSADQAILFVRAKRPNSIQTRGQLLCVREFSQFLVPLRNVFACCEPKAHAVTLSQYLTRQRHLLHGYESRHLKHVPKLIHLVCKLLLDLAENRQVVEAELLDIPDLSAEIEKTVSQLASTELERELARHDSDTSDSSNTHSSALDSQDSHSSLGYECDAFCKRRNVEFLQPLTHLRRRLSYSESDLRRTEFLLEQDDTAWTVPAQILVNNKPKQNSGEECSATGEAKPQLELNKEALVRNTCMFWSQGRFRLDGRRDGSYHRKSFAKEVQRSRTFSSDLASMHDPREPGMPRHSFANETAHRKDHKTNIYGRRVYLSEDSDSSSSSSKVNFSIGYESESSRELSETIPHIVLQSELSLEARRVLAAKALADINEFLGEDEVKQKVEMWQKELNSQDGAWDKICTERDPFILCSLMWSWIEQLKEPIISKDDIDMLAKNCTKSQDALYLLRKEQYQTILCILHCVVKLQVLPADVEEAVLARAIKAFTKTSFNSENGPYVYNTLKTVFKQALEEKRKRIKEGTENLS; this is encoded by the exons ATGATGCATTTTGGAGCAGCGAAGTGGAGGAGGAGAGGTGGCTGTGGAATGAAGAACCAAGAG CGCGTTTTGAAAATTACCTACTTGACAAGCAACTATTTTCATCAAGCGGTGGAACAGTTTGTCCCGAGCAGACGCAATCCCTGTGGAAAGGAGCAGCCCggggctggctggcagcagcgccTGCATCCTCCGTTACCATGGCGACAGCTCAGCCCGGGGACCAGCTGCCGAGCGCGCTCGGGGAtgctccgctccgctcccgcaACTTCAGCGCTGAGCAACTTCCCCTGCGCTCAGAGCGCCCCGGGCAGCGGCGCCGGGCGGAGCTGGGGCTGCGCAGCCATGCAACCTTCTCCCCGCAGGCGCTCGGCCGTCAGCATCTTTAGCCATTTCTTCCAGGGGCGGAGGCATTCCTCCTCCGATCCCCTTCTCCGTCTCAGCCAGCGGCGCCGCAGCTCCGTGGTGGAGCTGCTCTCCTCGTCCACGCACCGGGTCATGGTGGCTCTGTCGTCGCTCAGCCCCGAAGAGCTAGATGCaacttttcctgaaaaaaaaa GGAGCTCGAGGCGCCCCACAGCCAAGTACACGAAGGTGGGGGAGCGGCTGCGCCACGTCATCCCCGGGCACATGCAGTGCTCCATGGCCTGCGGCGGCCGTGCCTGCAAGTACGAGAACCCCACGCGCTGGGCCGAGCATGAGCAAGCTATCAAGGGGCTCTACTCCTCCTG GATAACAGATAACATCCTGGCTATGGCTCGACCCTCAACAGAATTAATTGAAAAGTACAACATTATTGAGCAGTTTGAAAG ATGTGGCATAAAAACCATAATTAACCTTCAGCGTCCTGGAGAGCATGCGAGCTGTGGGAACcccctggagcaggagagcGGCTTCACCTACCTTCCTGAAGCCTTTATGGAGGCTGGCA tttatttttataattttggaTGGAAGGATTACGGAGTGGCATCTCTCACGACTATCCTTGACATGGTAAAGGTGATGTCTTTTGCCCTGCAGGAGGGGAGGGTGGCTGTTCACTGCCACGCAGGACTTGGGAGGACAG GTGTTCTAATAGCTTGCTACTTAGTTTTTGCCACCAGAATGAGTGCTGACCAAGCAATTCTGTTTGTCAGAGCCAAAAGGCCCAATTCCATCCAGACCCGAGGGCAGCTGCTGTGTGTCAGGGAGTTCTCCCAGTTCCTGGTCCCTCTCCGCAATGTCTTTGCATGCTGTGAGCCCAAGGCACATGCAGTTACCCTGTCCCAGTACCTGACCCGCCAGAGGCACCTGCTCCATGGCTACGAGAGCAGGCACCTCAAGCAtgtgccaaaactcatccaccTGGTgtgcaagctgctgctggaccTGGCTGAGAACAGACAGGTGGtagaggcagagctgctggacaTCCCAGACCTCTCAGCTGAGATTGAGAAGACCGTGTCCCAGCTGGCATCCACGGAGCTCGAGCGGGAGCTGGCCAGGCACGACAGCGACACGTCGGACTCGTCCAACACCCACTCCTCTGCTCTCGACAGCCAGGACTCACACTCCTCCCTGGGATACGAATGTGATGCTTTCTGTAAAAGAAGGAATGTCGAATTCCTTCAGCCTCTTACTCATCTGAGAAGGCGTCTGAGCTACAGTGAGTCAGACCTAAGGAGAACTGAGTTTCTTTTGGAACAGGATGACACTGCCTGGACAGTGCCTGCTCAGATCTTAGTGAACAACAAACCCAAGCAGAACAGTGGGGAGGAATGTTCTGCCACAGGTGAGGCAAAGCCACAGCTGGAGTTAAACAAAGAAGCATTAGTGCGTAACACATGCATGTTCTGGAGTCAAGGGAGATTTCGTTTGGATGGACGAAGGGATGGCTCCTATCACAGAAAGAGCTTTGCCAAAGAAGTACAACGCAGCAGGACCTTTTCCTCAGACCTTGCGTCCATGCACGATCCCAGGGAACCTGGGATGCCAAGGCACAGCTTTGCCAACGAGACTGCTCACAGGAAGGACCACAAGACCAATATATATGGCAGGAGAGTGTATCTCTCTGAGGACTCTgactcttcttcttcctcttctaaAGTGAACTTTTCCATTGGATATGAAAGCGAGAGTAGCAGAGAGCTGTCAGAGACAATTCCACACATTGTTCTGCAGTCAGAATTAAGTTTGGAAGCCCGAAGAGTTTTGGCAGCCAAAGCACTTGCAGATATAAATGAATTTCTGGGAGAGGATGAAGTGAAGCAGAAGGTAGAAATGTGGCAG aaaGAACTGAATTCTCAAGATGGAGCTTGGGATAAAATCTGCACCGAGAGAGATCCTTTTATCCTCTGCAGCTTGATGTGGTCATGGATAGAGCAGCTGAAAGAACCTATTATATCCAAAGATGATATTGACATGCTGGCAAAAAATTGCACAAAATCCCAGGATGCGCTCTACTTGCTGAGAAAG GAGCAGTATCAGACCATCCTTTGTATTTTACACTGTGTGGTGAAACTGCAGGTGCTGCCAGCTGACGTGGAGGAGGCCGTACTTGCTCGTGCTATTAAAGCTTTCACCAAG ACAAGCTTCAATTCTGAGAATGGGCCATATGTTTACAATACCTTGAAAACTGTATTTAAACAAgcactggaagaaaaaaggaaaaggattaAAGAAGGAACAGAGAATCTCTCTTGA